One part of the Anaerolineales bacterium genome encodes these proteins:
- a CDS encoding branched-chain amino acid ABC transporter substrate-binding protein, which produces MSKRLLALTAILVAGLVLAACGGATGGGGGSAAAFECTDAIGCVEVAAGAPIRIASALVISGPNADLGLDSQHGVEIAIEFKGDVLGHPVELQAEDDGCSAEGGQTAGQKIVSDPSIVAIIGTSCSGAGVPLAQIASDAGYAVVSPSNTAPSLTDPAQAWKPGYLRTAHNDKVQGAAMADYAYNTLGLTTAAAIHDGDPYTEGLANAFREAFEAEGGTIVAFTAVNVGDTDMRPVLTSIAASAGGAPGFLFFPVFTAECAHLATQALEVAGLENTVRGAADGCFSAAAAEAIGSAAAGMYFSGPDLAFAGDTYADFTAAYQANFGSAPLSVFHAHAFDATNMVFACIEEVAKQGDGGALLIGRQDLRDCLYATSGFAGITGSLTCNEYGDCADPKIAVYEIQNGDYVAIWP; this is translated from the coding sequence ATGTCGAAGCGTTTATTGGCTTTGACCGCCATTCTGGTAGCCGGCTTGGTGCTGGCCGCCTGTGGCGGTGCTACTGGTGGCGGCGGTGGATCCGCTGCTGCTTTTGAATGTACTGACGCGATTGGTTGTGTTGAAGTAGCCGCGGGTGCCCCCATCCGCATTGCTTCCGCCCTGGTAATCTCCGGCCCGAACGCTGACCTGGGTCTGGACTCCCAGCACGGTGTTGAGATCGCCATTGAGTTCAAGGGTGATGTGCTCGGCCACCCGGTCGAGTTGCAGGCTGAAGATGACGGCTGCTCTGCTGAAGGCGGCCAGACCGCTGGTCAGAAGATCGTATCTGACCCCAGCATTGTCGCCATCATCGGTACCAGCTGCTCCGGCGCTGGTGTACCCCTGGCTCAGATCGCCTCTGACGCTGGTTACGCTGTGGTTTCCCCGTCCAACACCGCTCCGTCCCTGACGGACCCGGCTCAGGCCTGGAAGCCCGGTTACCTGCGCACCGCCCACAACGACAAGGTTCAGGGCGCTGCCATGGCTGACTACGCCTACAACACCCTGGGTCTGACCACGGCCGCCGCCATCCACGACGGTGACCCGTACACCGAGGGCCTGGCCAATGCGTTCCGCGAGGCCTTTGAGGCTGAGGGCGGCACGATTGTCGCTTTCACCGCTGTGAACGTGGGTGACACGGACATGCGCCCGGTGCTGACCTCCATCGCTGCTAGCGCTGGTGGTGCTCCTGGCTTCCTGTTCTTCCCCGTCTTCACTGCTGAGTGTGCCCACCTGGCCACCCAGGCTCTGGAAGTTGCCGGCCTCGAGAACACCGTCCGCGGTGCCGCTGACGGCTGCTTCTCGGCCGCCGCTGCCGAGGCCATTGGTTCCGCCGCCGCGGGTATGTACTTCTCCGGCCCGGATCTGGCTTTCGCTGGTGACACCTACGCTGACTTCACGGCCGCTTACCAGGCTAACTTTGGTAGCGCCCCCCTGTCGGTCTTCCACGCCCATGCCTTCGACGCCACCAACATGGTGTTCGCCTGCATCGAGGAAGTTGCCAAGCAGGGTGACGGTGGTGCGCTGTTGATCGGCCGCCAGGACCTGCGCGACTGTCTGTATGCCACCAGCGGTTTTGCTGGCATTACCGGCAGCCTCACCTGCAATGAGTACGGTGACTGCGCTGATCCCAAGATCGCTGTGTACGAGATCCAGAACGGCGACTACGTCGCCATCTGGCCGTAA
- a CDS encoding VOC family protein, protein MAYKPENYNDLSPYLIVDDPRGLIAFLETALDGKTKQMFEHEGRVVHAEVQLGDSIVMLSGANEQFPAVKSVLHLYVADVDALFQRCIQAGGVEFHPPQQQPGESDRRGTFTDPFGNMWSLGTKTS, encoded by the coding sequence ATGGCTTACAAACCCGAGAATTACAACGACCTCTCGCCCTATCTCATCGTAGATGACCCCAGGGGCCTGATTGCTTTCTTGGAAACTGCCTTGGACGGCAAGACCAAGCAGATGTTTGAGCATGAAGGCCGTGTGGTGCACGCCGAAGTGCAGCTGGGCGATTCGATCGTGATGTTGTCGGGCGCCAATGAACAGTTCCCCGCCGTCAAGAGCGTGCTGCACTTATATGTCGCCGATGTGGACGCGCTTTTCCAGCGCTGCATCCAGGCCGGCGGGGTGGAGTTCCACCCGCCGCAGCAACAGCCCGGAGAGTCTGACCGTCGCGGCACGTTTACCGACCCGTTTGGCAACATGTGGTCACTGGGCACCAAGACCAGCTAG
- a CDS encoding branched-chain amino acid ABC transporter permease has product MRDRLRNLNFIDLFLWVVRAAIVAVILVGTVKTILSNPYTLRNWEDFIIFGIAQGSMYALIAIGYTLVYGVLQMINFAHGEFFMSGIFASTSAVAIPLARAGYLASHPIPSLLLIALCSILISIAISLLTERIAYRPLRHAPRLMPLITAIGASFFWQYYFRGLFGSQVIPFPDIPQLEGTVPFLHTQVLKSHVLVIFVTLVVLIGLNFFISRTRPGKAIRAVAENKDVAALMGINVNRTISLTFATGAAMAGVAGMLYALVFHQVHFFMGFIPGIKAFTAAVLGGIGSIPGAAVGGLFLGLFESLGPSLFLQSLGIPAFNQLKDVIAFTMLVLVLIFRPQGIVGERLKEKKA; this is encoded by the coding sequence ATGAGAGACCGCCTACGTAATCTTAATTTCATTGATCTTTTTCTTTGGGTCGTGCGGGCAGCCATTGTGGCAGTGATCCTGGTTGGCACGGTCAAAACCATTTTGAGCAATCCGTACACGTTGCGCAATTGGGAAGACTTCATTATTTTTGGCATTGCCCAGGGCAGCATGTACGCCTTGATCGCGATCGGCTACACCCTGGTGTACGGCGTGCTGCAAATGATCAACTTTGCACACGGCGAATTTTTTATGTCGGGCATCTTTGCCTCTACGTCGGCGGTAGCCATCCCGCTGGCGCGGGCGGGCTATCTGGCATCTCATCCGATCCCAAGCCTACTGCTGATCGCGCTGTGCTCGATCCTGATCTCGATCGCGATCTCATTGCTAACTGAGCGTATCGCCTACCGCCCGCTGCGTCACGCCCCGCGCTTGATGCCGCTGATCACTGCCATCGGGGCTTCCTTCTTCTGGCAGTATTACTTCCGCGGCCTGTTCGGCTCGCAAGTGATTCCCTTCCCTGACATCCCGCAGTTGGAGGGCACGGTGCCCTTCCTGCATACGCAAGTGCTGAAGTCACACGTACTGGTAATCTTCGTGACCCTGGTCGTGCTGATCGGCTTGAACTTCTTCATCTCGAGGACCCGCCCCGGCAAGGCGATCCGCGCGGTGGCCGAGAACAAGGACGTGGCGGCCCTGATGGGGATCAACGTTAATCGCACCATCAGTCTGACCTTCGCCACTGGCGCGGCGATGGCGGGTGTGGCCGGCATGCTGTACGCCCTGGTGTTCCACCAGGTGCACTTCTTCATGGGCTTCATCCCGGGCATCAAGGCCTTTACGGCGGCGGTGCTGGGCGGGATCGGCAGCATCCCCGGTGCAGCGGTGGGCGGCCTGTTTCTGGGCTTGTTCGAATCCCTGGGCCCCAGCCTGTTCCTGCAAAGCCTGGGTATTCCCGCCTTTAATCAGCTCAAGGATGTGATCGCCTTCACCATGCTGGTGCTGGTGCTCATTTTCCGCCCGCAAGGCATTGTGGGTGAGCGTTTGAAAGAAAAGAAAGCGTAG
- the folD gene encoding bifunctional methylenetetrahydrofolate dehydrogenase/methenyltetrahydrofolate cyclohydrolase FolD: protein MTAIVLDGKAIAARLRAEIGAEVAALRAAGGPHPGLATVLVGDNPASAVYVRNKHKACAEAGMHSIDIQLPASASQAELLALVAELNTRADVHGILVQLPLPAHIDAPSIIAAIAVTKDVDCLHPENVGLLAQKGRQPRFLPCTPAGVLHILQVSSIALTGANAVVLGRSNIVGMPLSLLLVRADATVTIAHSRTQDLPAVCRTADVLIAAVGVPEMVRADWVKPGATVIDVGINRVADPAAKRGSRLVGDVAYAEVAECSGAITPVPGGVGPMTIAMLLQNTLRAAHPSQ, encoded by the coding sequence ATGACTGCAATCGTCCTTGACGGCAAAGCCATCGCCGCCCGCCTGCGCGCCGAGATCGGCGCTGAGGTAGCCGCCCTGCGGGCCGCCGGCGGCCCGCACCCCGGCCTCGCCACCGTGCTGGTGGGCGACAACCCGGCCTCCGCTGTGTATGTGCGCAACAAGCACAAAGCCTGCGCTGAAGCCGGTATGCACTCGATTGACATCCAGCTTCCCGCCAGCGCCAGCCAAGCTGAGCTGCTCGCCCTTGTGGCCGAGCTCAACACGCGTGCCGATGTTCACGGCATTCTGGTGCAGCTGCCGCTGCCGGCCCACATTGACGCGCCCAGCATCATCGCTGCCATTGCGGTGACTAAAGATGTAGATTGTCTGCACCCTGAGAATGTCGGCCTGCTGGCCCAAAAGGGCCGCCAGCCGCGCTTCTTGCCCTGCACCCCTGCGGGCGTGTTGCATATTTTGCAGGTATCCAGCATTGCCCTGACCGGGGCCAATGCGGTGGTGCTCGGCCGCTCCAACATTGTGGGCATGCCGCTTTCATTGCTGCTGGTGCGGGCGGATGCCACCGTCACCATCGCCCACTCGCGCACGCAAGATCTACCCGCGGTCTGCCGAACGGCTGACGTGTTGATCGCCGCCGTGGGCGTGCCTGAAATGGTGCGCGCCGACTGGGTTAAGCCCGGCGCCACCGTCATCGATGTGGGTATCAATCGCGTGGCTGACCCAGCCGCCAAGCGTGGCAGCCGCCTCGTCGGCGATGTAGCCTATGCCGAAGTCGCCGAGTGCTCCGGCGCCATCACGCCCGTGCCCGGCGGGGTGGGGCCGATGACGATCGCCATGCTGTTGCAGAACACACTGCGGGCAGCCCACCCCAGCCAATAA
- a CDS encoding pesticidal protein Cry22Aa yields the protein MNWFNAGLEVLLVALTVSFVLGSVRLIIGPDVPNRALAFDLLALHAVGMVALLAIRHNTPMLLDIAMVAAVLGFLGTVLLARYLEHARDGE from the coding sequence GTGAATTGGTTTAACGCTGGCTTGGAGGTGCTGCTCGTAGCGCTAACGGTTTCCTTTGTGCTGGGCTCCGTGCGTTTGATCATTGGCCCGGATGTACCCAACCGGGCTCTGGCCTTTGACCTGTTGGCTCTACACGCGGTGGGCATGGTGGCGCTGCTGGCCATTCGCCACAATACCCCGATGCTGCTGGACATTGCCATGGTGGCGGCGGTGCTGGGTTTCTTGGGAACTGTGCTGCTGGCGCGCTACCTGGAGCATGCCCGCGACGGCGAATAG
- a CDS encoding monovalent cation/H(+) antiporter subunit G has protein sequence MDLREIFTLFSAGIGVLIMLVSSFGVLNLSDVFVRMHGFGKASTLGISGLILAAGIYYPEYLARMIVLVVLFFITGPIATTALTRAAYKVAPPSVKQKLIINEMESGPRRARKAKPAKKKKSR, from the coding sequence ATGGACCTACGCGAGATTTTCACCCTGTTCTCCGCCGGCATCGGCGTGCTGATCATGCTGGTGAGCAGCTTTGGCGTGCTGAACCTCTCTGACGTTTTTGTGCGCATGCACGGCTTTGGCAAAGCCAGCACGCTGGGGATCAGTGGGCTGATCCTGGCTGCGGGCATTTACTATCCCGAATATCTTGCACGCATGATCGTGCTGGTTGTCCTCTTTTTTATTACTGGGCCGATCGCCACCACGGCACTCACCAGAGCCGCTTACAAAGTTGCCCCACCAAGCGTCAAGCAAAAGCTGATCATTAACGAGATGGAAAGCGGGCCACGCCGAGCGCGCAAGGCCAAACCTGCCAAAAAGAAAAAGAGCCGCTAG
- a CDS encoding Na+/H+ antiporter subunit E — MPKKHENQEIIGLLLVNVSLAVFWYIFFPMYGAADLFMGFGLGIMALSIYYRSYRQRLKWLIAFLLFAAWEILLSNAKLTWWILHPKLEFKPGIVAVPLTLDTDFEITVLVTMITLTPGTVSIDLRPDKSGRNVVYIHSFFVEDADAFRHEIKETFERRLSLVTRGGWQSELV; from the coding sequence ATGCCGAAGAAGCACGAAAATCAAGAGATCATCGGCCTCTTGCTGGTCAATGTGAGTCTGGCCGTGTTTTGGTACATCTTTTTTCCAATGTATGGAGCGGCTGATCTGTTCATGGGTTTCGGTTTGGGCATAATGGCGCTCTCTATTTACTATCGCAGCTACCGGCAACGCCTAAAATGGCTGATTGCATTTCTACTGTTTGCGGCGTGGGAGATCTTGCTCAGCAATGCCAAGCTGACTTGGTGGATCCTGCACCCCAAGCTGGAGTTCAAGCCCGGCATTGTGGCCGTGCCGCTGACCCTGGATACAGATTTTGAGATCACGGTGTTGGTGACCATGATCACGTTGACCCCCGGCACTGTAAGCATTGACCTGCGGCCCGACAAGAGCGGCCGCAACGTAGTTTATATTCACAGCTTTTTTGTGGAAGATGCAGACGCGTTTCGACATGAGATCAAAGAAACATTTGAGCGGCGTCTTTCACTTGTAACGCGTGGAGGTTGGCAAAGTGAATTGGTTTAA
- a CDS encoding Na+/H+ antiporter subunit D, with the protein MNINANWLAAPVVIPLLFAASSLLMATRVNLRQMRIQRNLALIASVLNLGVALLLLYTTVIQDQRMVLHAGLWQAPFGITLVADGLSAIMLTLTAVLMVTIVLYAIGTLDQREGLNFHPLLLFLLMGVNGAFLAGDLFNLYVFFEVLLMASFVLLSLGGRPGQVNGGMRYVVLNLLASTVFLTTAGVVYGTLGTLNLAHLAVRMEAAPLTLRIIVAGMLLIAYGSKAGLFPLFFWLPASYHTPHPAVTAIFGGLLTKVGIYALFRIFPLIFPDLLRDWQPLLLGIAALTMLAGVFGAMAVNTIRRVLSFHIISQVGYMVMGLGLAASGNQLAIGFGLAAGIFYIMHHMIVKTALLMAGGAAELTMGTGQLKEGYLGGLVKRFPLLAAIFFLAAFSLAGIPPSSGFVSKLGLLQAALDSQQWMIAAVSLLVSLLTLMSMVRLWQKGFAGKQYKAVLPTPRRPIYGITIAPIMILVVISLGMGIFSDTFIKWSQVAADQVIDRAGYIQAVAPSDLIEPVSLDH; encoded by the coding sequence ATGAACATCAACGCCAACTGGCTGGCGGCCCCGGTCGTCATTCCGCTGTTGTTTGCCGCCAGCTCGCTGCTGATGGCCACGCGGGTGAACCTGCGCCAGATGCGCATTCAGCGCAACCTGGCCCTGATCGCCAGCGTGCTTAACCTGGGCGTGGCCTTGCTGCTGCTCTATACGACCGTTATCCAGGACCAGCGCATGGTGCTGCATGCCGGTTTGTGGCAGGCGCCGTTTGGCATCACCCTGGTGGCGGATGGACTGAGCGCGATCATGCTGACGCTGACCGCAGTGCTAATGGTGACGATCGTGCTGTACGCCATCGGCACGCTGGACCAGCGCGAAGGGCTCAATTTCCACCCGCTGCTGCTGTTCCTGCTGATGGGCGTGAACGGCGCGTTCCTGGCGGGCGACCTTTTTAATTTATATGTCTTCTTTGAAGTGCTGTTGATGGCCAGCTTCGTGCTGCTGAGCCTGGGCGGGCGCCCGGGGCAGGTGAACGGCGGCATGCGCTATGTGGTGCTCAACCTGCTGGCCTCCACCGTGTTCCTGACCACCGCCGGCGTGGTGTACGGCACGCTGGGCACGCTGAACCTGGCCCACCTGGCGGTGCGCATGGAAGCGGCCCCGCTGACGTTGCGCATCATTGTGGCGGGCATGCTGCTGATCGCGTATGGCAGCAAGGCTGGCTTGTTTCCGCTGTTCTTCTGGCTGCCGGCCAGTTATCACACCCCACACCCCGCGGTCACCGCCATCTTCGGCGGCCTGCTCACCAAGGTGGGCATCTACGCGCTGTTCCGCATATTCCCGTTGATCTTTCCTGACCTGCTGCGGGATTGGCAGCCGCTGCTGCTGGGTATCGCAGCGCTCACCATGCTGGCTGGCGTGTTCGGCGCCATGGCGGTGAACACCATCCGGCGCGTGCTCAGTTTCCACATCATTAGCCAGGTGGGCTACATGGTGATGGGGCTGGGCCTGGCCGCCAGCGGCAACCAGCTGGCGATCGGCTTTGGGTTGGCGGCGGGCATCTTTTACATCATGCACCACATGATCGTGAAGACCGCGCTGCTGATGGCGGGCGGCGCGGCCGAGCTGACCATGGGCACCGGCCAACTCAAAGAAGGCTACCTGGGCGGGCTGGTCAAGCGCTTCCCTCTGCTGGCGGCGATTTTCTTTCTGGCGGCGTTCTCGCTGGCCGGCATCCCGCCCTCCAGCGGCTTTGTGAGCAAGTTGGGCTTGCTGCAAGCAGCTCTGGATTCGCAGCAGTGGATGATCGCGGCGGTCAGCCTGCTAGTAAGCCTGCTGACGCTGATGAGCATGGTGCGCCTGTGGCAGAAGGGATTTGCCGGCAAGCAGTACAAGGCTGTGCTGCCCACGCCGCGCCGGCCGATCTATGGCATCACCATCGCCCCGATCATGATCCTGGTGGTCATCAGCCTGGGGATGGGCATCTTCAGCGATACGTTCATCAAATGGTCACAGGTGGCCGCCGATCAAGTGATCGACCGGGCCGGCTACATTCAGGCTGTAGCGCCCAGCGACCTGATCGAACCTGTGAGCCTGGACCACTAG
- the gyrB gene encoding DNA topoisomerase (ATP-hydrolyzing) subunit B: MAEQAKSYQAENIQVLEGLEAVRRRPGMYIGGTDIKALHHIVYEVVDNSIDEAMAGVCDRIEVTIHKDRSVTVADNGRGIPVDQHKTAKKSALEVVMTMLHAGGKFGGGAYKVSGGLHGVGVSAVNAVSEWCEAEVSRDGAVHKQRYERGVPTGPVKVLRKMKPGESTGTRITFKFDPILFKGDLDYRFETLMQRFREMAFVTRGITIKLEDERDKREMTFYFEGGVTSFVRYLNREREALHPVFHREQELEGVVVDVAVQYTDAFTESVLAFANTINTIDGGTHMTGLRSAITRTINDYARKNGLLKDSDPNFSGDDTREGLTGIVSVKVPDPQFESQTKVKLMNPEVQTYVAQVVNEHFAEFLEQNPSGARAIVAKCLTSARARDAARKARDLVIRKSALESLTLPGKLADCSERDPEKSELYIVEGDSAGGSAKQGRDRHFQAILPLRGKILNTERARLDKILGNNEVKALISALGTGIGENFSLEGLRYHRVIIMTDADVDGSHIRTLLLTFFFRYMEPLISEGYLYIAQPPLYSVTSGKEVQWAFSDRERSSILKELGPKGEKASVQRYKGLGEMNPDQLWSTTMDPENRSLLRVKIEDAAEADRVFSMLMGDEVAPRKRFIQTHAKEVQNLDV, from the coding sequence GTGGCAGAGCAGGCCAAATCCTATCAAGCTGAGAATATCCAGGTCCTAGAGGGCCTGGAGGCTGTTCGCCGTCGCCCCGGTATGTATATCGGCGGCACGGACATTAAAGCCTTGCACCACATCGTCTACGAGGTGGTGGATAACTCTATAGATGAAGCCATGGCGGGCGTGTGTGACCGGATCGAGGTCACCATCCACAAGGATCGCAGCGTTACTGTGGCCGATAACGGCCGCGGCATCCCGGTAGACCAGCACAAGACCGCCAAAAAGTCGGCCCTGGAAGTGGTCATGACCATGCTCCACGCCGGCGGCAAGTTCGGCGGCGGCGCCTACAAGGTCTCCGGCGGTCTGCACGGCGTGGGCGTCTCGGCGGTCAACGCCGTCTCCGAGTGGTGCGAGGCTGAGGTCAGCCGTGACGGCGCGGTGCACAAGCAGCGCTACGAGCGCGGTGTGCCCACCGGCCCCGTAAAGGTGCTGCGCAAGATGAAACCGGGCGAGAGCACCGGCACGCGCATCACCTTCAAGTTCGACCCGATCCTCTTCAAAGGTGATCTGGACTATCGCTTCGAAACGCTGATGCAGCGTTTCCGCGAGATGGCCTTTGTCACCAGGGGCATCACAATCAAGCTGGAAGACGAGCGCGACAAGCGCGAAATGACCTTCTACTTCGAGGGTGGCGTCACCTCCTTCGTGCGCTACCTGAACCGCGAACGCGAAGCCCTGCACCCGGTCTTCCACCGTGAGCAGGAGCTGGAAGGCGTCGTCGTGGACGTGGCGGTGCAATACACCGACGCCTTCACGGAATCCGTCCTGGCCTTCGCCAATACCATCAACACCATCGACGGCGGCACGCACATGACCGGGCTGCGCTCGGCCATCACCCGCACCATCAACGACTATGCTCGCAAGAACGGCTTGCTGAAGGATAGCGACCCGAACTTCAGCGGTGATGACACCCGTGAGGGGCTGACCGGCATCGTGAGCGTGAAGGTGCCTGACCCGCAGTTCGAGAGCCAGACCAAGGTCAAGCTGATGAACCCCGAAGTGCAAACGTACGTGGCCCAGGTGGTCAACGAGCACTTCGCCGAATTCCTGGAGCAAAACCCCTCCGGCGCCCGCGCCATCGTGGCCAAGTGTCTCACCTCGGCCCGCGCCCGTGACGCCGCGCGCAAAGCGCGTGACCTTGTCATTCGCAAATCTGCGCTGGAGAGCCTGACCCTGCCCGGCAAACTGGCCGATTGCTCTGAGCGCGATCCGGAAAAGAGTGAGCTCTACATCGTCGAGGGTGACTCGGCCGGCGGCTCGGCCAAGCAAGGCCGAGACCGCCACTTCCAGGCCATCTTGCCGCTGCGCGGCAAGATCCTCAACACCGAGCGCGCCCGCCTCGACAAGATCCTGGGCAACAACGAGGTCAAGGCGCTCATCTCGGCGCTTGGCACCGGGATCGGCGAGAACTTCAGCCTCGAAGGGTTGCGTTATCACCGCGTCATCATCATGACCGATGCTGACGTGGACGGCAGCCATATTCGCACCCTGCTGCTCACCTTCTTCTTCCGCTACATGGAGCCGCTAATCAGCGAGGGCTATCTCTACATCGCCCAGCCACCGCTGTACTCTGTGACCAGCGGCAAGGAAGTGCAATGGGCATTCTCAGATCGCGAGCGCAGCAGTATTCTGAAAGAGCTCGGCCCCAAGGGTGAGAAGGCCAGCGTGCAGCGCTATAAGGGTTTGGGTGAAATGAACCCTGACCAGTTGTGGAGCACCACGATGGACCCGGAGAATCGCAGCCTACTGCGCGTCAAGATCGAGGATGCCGCCGAGGCCGACCGTGTCTTCTCCATGTTGATGGGTGACGAAGTGGCGCCGCGCAAACGCTTCATCCAAACCCACGCCAAAGAAGTGCAGAACCTGGACGTGTAG